From one Paramormyrops kingsleyae isolate MSU_618 chromosome 1, PKINGS_0.4, whole genome shotgun sequence genomic stretch:
- the pax4 gene encoding paired box protein Pax-4 — translation MMEQHNKDVIEQGESCINQLGGVFLNGRPLPAYKRRKIVELATEGVRPCQISRILKVSNGCVSKILGRYYQTGLLCPKSIGGSKPRLLTPEVISNIGRYKCENPSVFAWEIRAKLLSEGVCEPNRVPSVSSVNRVLRNMHLDLIPFGTDSPGPQENVSGRDVGTMTECRNFPDDGSGAEDSRTGKKQHRIRTVFTEEQCAVLEQEFRQGHYPDSLTREKLAAEMNLSEGTIKVWFSNRRAKWRREEKRNRAPYCLGDALGREKSSTYKLGFAEGGAAPHIPQSNWKQVASVHQEALSAFSYSLTPREPHWASNPAISHAPYQPVSLSTRRAGASGYGSGPLAPQWSSVPYPADERTPLPVILGHYDSFLLPH, via the exons ATGATGGAACAGCATAATAAGGACGTCATAGAACAAG GAGAAAGTTGCATAAACCAACTCGGGGGGGTATTCCTGAACGGCAGGCCCCTCCCTGCATATAAAAGGAGGAAAATAGTGGAACTGGCAACGGAGGGCGTAAGACCTTGTCAAATATCGCGGATTTTAAAG GTGTCCAACGGCTGTGTCAGTAAAATCCTCGGCAGATATTATCAAACCGGACTTTTGTGTCCCAAATCGATCGGGGGTAGCAAACCTCGCCTGCTCACGCCAGAAGTGATTTCCAACATCGGTCGCTACAAGTGTGAGAACCCATCGGTTTTTGCCTGGGAAATCCGGGCGAAACTCCTGTCTGAAGGGGTGTGCGAGCCTAACAGGGTCCCCAGT GTGTCGTCTGTAAACCGAGTTTTGAGAAACATGCACCTGGATCTCATACCCTTTGGGACGGACAGCCCTGGGCCTCAGG AAAACGTGTCTGGTAGAGATGTGGGCACGATGACAGAGTGCAGGAATTTCCCAGATGATGGTTCTGGAGCAGAAGATAGCAGGACAGGAAAGAAACAGCACAGGATCCGTACTGTATTCACTGAAGAACAATGTGCAGTATTAGAACAAG AGTTTCGACAGGGACATTATCCAGACTCGCTCACTAGGGAGAAACTAGCAGCAGAGATGAACCTTTCAGAAGGAACAATAAAG GTCTGGTTTTCAAACAGAAGAGCAAAGTGGCGCCGGGAGGAAAAACGAAATCGCGCCCCCTACTGTTTGGGAG ATGCCCTGGGTAGAGAGAAGTCAAGTACCTACAAGTTGGGCTTTGCAGAAGGTGGTGCAGCTCCCCATATTCCCCAG AGTAACTGGAAGCAGGTGGCATCGGTGCACCAGGAAGCCCTCTCTGCATTCTCCTACAGCCTGACCCCCAGGGAGCCACACTGGGCCTCAAACCCAGCCATCTCTCACGCCCCCTACCAGCCAG TCTCTCTAAGCACCAGAAGAGCAGGCGCTTCTGGCTACGGATCCGGCCCCCTGGCCCCTCAGTGGAGCTCGGTGCCGTACCCTGCAGACGAAAGGACCCCTCTGCCCGTCATCCTGGGACACTATGACTCATTTCTCCTGCCTCACTGA